In Flavobacterium cerinum, one genomic interval encodes:
- a CDS encoding DUF6966 domain-containing protein — protein MTVKDYCIAIQKLLTEVEELNWAKCFENFISELELSEDHSTYRKIIAIYGGMGSFDDLVLYKDGVLCQKENDTLHTLKKELYNKIGNVWQ, from the coding sequence ATGACTGTAAAAGATTATTGCATTGCAATACAAAAACTCTTGACTGAAGTCGAGGAATTAAATTGGGCTAAATGTTTTGAAAATTTTATATCCGAATTGGAACTATCAGAAGATCATTCAACCTACAGAAAAATAATCGCTATATATGGCGGAATGGGATCTTTTGATGATTTAGTACTTTACAAAGACGGTGTCCTCTGCCAAAAGGAAAACGACACTTTACATACATTAAAAAAGGAATTATACAATAAAATCGGGAATGTCTGGCAATAG